A region of Sulfuricella denitrificans skB26 DNA encodes the following proteins:
- a CDS encoding OmpP1/FadL family transporter: MKTKQMLFSSILAACAFPQLAFATNGMNMEGYGATALGMGGASMAYDNGTAAMMNNPATLAMMDEGSNLDLALGFLAPQVKSSAGGMTSSSSADFFGGPAIGWVRKQNGLLFGIGMYGQGGMGTEYGSDSIFANPGAQAVSPGLINRSEVSVGRVIFPVAYNVSPDLNIGGSVDYVWAGMDMQMAINGASFMQMAGGISPMASASGSMVSAFGSMMGAGAGQIGAVNWGYFDFSNKNDFTGQAVGTGYAGKIGFTYKLDSKTTIGATYHSKTRLSDLEAKDATVSFNVDVNSGPTNLTIPVSGKMTIKDFQWPETYGIGIAYEASEKWMLAADYKRINWAAVMKDFKMEFTPAGNTGMAAGFNGLPMNVVFYQDWKDQHVLMLGAAYRMTDALTLRGGLNMANNTVPDTYLNALFPAIIKNHITAGFGYAINQKSHLDLAFSYAPKVTATSGVTGITTSHEQYNGQLVYSYHF, from the coding sequence ATGAAAACAAAGCAAATGTTATTTTCCAGTATCCTGGCGGCGTGCGCGTTTCCGCAACTGGCTTTCGCTACCAACGGCATGAACATGGAAGGATACGGCGCCACAGCCTTGGGCATGGGCGGCGCTTCGATGGCCTACGACAATGGCACCGCGGCGATGATGAACAATCCGGCGACGCTGGCGATGATGGATGAGGGGAGCAACCTCGACCTGGCGCTCGGCTTTCTCGCCCCACAAGTGAAATCATCTGCAGGAGGCATGACATCGAGTTCCAGCGCTGATTTTTTCGGCGGCCCGGCAATCGGCTGGGTCCGGAAACAGAACGGGCTGCTGTTCGGTATCGGCATGTACGGTCAGGGCGGCATGGGCACCGAATATGGAAGCGACTCAATTTTCGCCAATCCTGGTGCTCAAGCAGTTTCACCGGGATTGATCAATCGCTCCGAAGTCAGCGTTGGCCGGGTGATATTTCCGGTCGCTTATAATGTCAGTCCGGATCTGAATATTGGCGGTTCCGTAGATTACGTATGGGCCGGCATGGATATGCAGATGGCCATCAACGGGGCTTCTTTTATGCAAATGGCAGGTGGTATTTCGCCGATGGCATCGGCTTCGGGCTCTATGGTCAGTGCATTTGGCTCGATGATGGGTGCCGGGGCTGGCCAGATCGGCGCAGTCAACTGGGGATATTTCGATTTCTCAAACAAGAATGATTTTACCGGGCAGGCGGTCGGCACCGGCTATGCCGGCAAAATAGGTTTCACCTACAAATTGGACAGCAAGACCACCATCGGCGCCACCTACCATTCCAAGACCCGCTTGAGCGATCTGGAAGCCAAGGACGCGACTGTTTCATTTAATGTAGACGTAAATAGTGGACCAACCAACCTGACTATCCCTGTCAGTGGAAAAATGACGATAAAAGACTTCCAGTGGCCGGAAACTTACGGCATTGGTATTGCCTACGAGGCGAGTGAGAAATGGATGCTGGCGGCCGATTACAAGCGTATCAACTGGGCTGCTGTCATGAAGGACTTCAAGATGGAGTTTACTCCGGCCGGCAATACCGGCATGGCCGCCGGATTTAATGGGCTGCCCATGAACGTGGTGTTCTATCAGGACTGGAAAGACCAGCATGTCCTGATGCTCGGCGCGGCATACCGCATGACCGACGCGCTGACACTTCGTGGCGGCCTCAACATGGCGAACAATACGGTGCCGGATACCTATCTGAATGCGTTGTTCCCCGCGATTATCAAGAATCACATCACTGCCGGCTTCGGCTATGCGATCAACCAGAAGTCGCATCTCGACCTGGCCTTCAGCTATGCCCCCAAGGTGACGGCGACTTCGGGCGTGACCGGTATTACCACCAGCCACGAGCAGTACAACGGGCAACTGGTCTACAGTTATCATTTCTAA
- a CDS encoding bifunctional diguanylate cyclase/phosphodiesterase has product MTTNKNIFKQSTWPVALLIIMLGLIGVFVNGLKQSYDEKLARATTDSQNMAHVLEEHANSVIQKTDLLIQQIAGEIVPNKGEEKPFSGDTHAYLKKRQESVPEIFRIRVIRPDGYNLASSQKENASPSYYGDRPYFIRHRDNSALGLDISEPEVGHANSGWKIMLSRRLNYADGSFAGIVVSDIALSYFEDFFSTLDLGKNSNITLLSKDLYVITRFPISESQRLKSVRGGSVSVALQKNPVKGTVTGKSSIDGVERIFSYRQVGNLPLIVVVGLSKQDVLAAWRRNTLIYSAVMIALLVAIGLLSRGLMLNYRKEQESKNQLREITSTLGEGVYVLDKEGCVTFVNPEAERLLGWSKAELLGRKGHETFHYKRTDGAPIPTQDCPVLQTILTGKTYRALNDNLVRKDGSIIPVSIVSSPIIRNGELTGSVAAFQDITLRLKAEEKIRQLAFYDTLTDLPNRRLLLDRLNQALSHAERHQRSLAIMFMDIDHFKNINDTLGHDVGDELLKVVAARLNTCVRSEDTIARQGGDEFVIVLSEISYPQNAATVAEKIIGTLRLPIFIQGHELKITCSIGIAVYPIQGTDDAVELMKKADIAMYAVKASGRNGYRFSQDMPASH; this is encoded by the coding sequence ATGACCACAAATAAAAATATTTTTAAGCAAAGCACCTGGCCTGTTGCTTTGCTTATTATCATGCTGGGTCTCATTGGCGTGTTCGTGAACGGGCTGAAACAAAGCTATGACGAGAAATTGGCCCGCGCCACTACGGATAGCCAGAACATGGCCCATGTACTCGAGGAACATGCCAACTCGGTTATCCAGAAGACAGATCTTCTTATCCAGCAAATCGCAGGCGAAATCGTACCTAATAAAGGCGAAGAAAAGCCTTTTTCTGGCGATACTCACGCCTATCTGAAAAAGCGCCAGGAGAGCGTTCCTGAAATATTCAGAATACGGGTTATCCGGCCGGATGGTTACAATCTGGCTAGCTCTCAGAAAGAAAACGCCTCCCCCTCGTACTATGGTGACCGCCCCTATTTTATCCGCCATCGGGACAACTCCGCGCTGGGGCTGGACATTTCAGAACCTGAAGTTGGCCACGCCAATTCCGGTTGGAAAATCATGCTCAGTCGACGCCTGAATTATGCTGACGGCAGCTTTGCCGGAATTGTCGTCTCGGATATTGCACTGTCGTATTTCGAAGACTTTTTCAGCACGCTGGATCTGGGGAAAAACAGCAATATTACCCTATTAAGCAAAGACCTTTATGTCATTACCCGTTTCCCCATCAGTGAAAGTCAGCGCTTGAAATCGGTGCGTGGCGGCTCAGTCTCTGTCGCTCTACAGAAAAACCCTGTCAAGGGAACCGTTACAGGGAAATCAAGCATCGATGGCGTTGAGCGTATCTTCAGCTATCGCCAGGTAGGCAATCTGCCGCTCATCGTCGTCGTGGGTTTGTCCAAACAGGATGTTCTGGCGGCATGGCGTCGCAACACCTTGATTTATAGCGCTGTAATGATTGCGCTCCTGGTGGCCATTGGATTGCTTTCCCGTGGTTTGATGCTGAATTACAGGAAAGAGCAAGAAAGCAAAAACCAGCTGCGTGAAATCACCTCCACCTTGGGAGAAGGTGTTTATGTGTTGGATAAGGAGGGATGTGTCACCTTCGTAAACCCTGAGGCGGAGCGCTTGCTGGGATGGAGCAAAGCTGAGCTCCTCGGCAGGAAGGGCCATGAAACTTTCCACTACAAGCGTACGGATGGGGCCCCGATTCCCACTCAGGATTGCCCTGTTCTCCAGACCATTCTCACCGGTAAAACCTACCGCGCACTGAATGACAATCTGGTCCGAAAAGACGGAAGCATAATCCCGGTTTCCATCGTGTCCAGCCCCATCATCAGGAATGGGGAATTGACAGGTTCTGTGGCGGCTTTCCAGGACATTACTCTGCGCTTGAAGGCGGAGGAGAAAATTCGCCAGCTGGCCTTCTACGATACTTTGACCGACCTTCCCAACCGCCGGTTGTTGCTTGACAGACTTAATCAGGCCCTGTCTCACGCAGAGCGTCACCAAAGGTCCTTGGCGATCATGTTCATGGATATCGATCATTTCAAGAACATTAATGACACGCTGGGGCATGATGTCGGGGATGAACTTTTGAAGGTTGTGGCTGCACGGCTGAATACTTGTGTGCGAAGTGAAGATACTATTGCCCGGCAAGGTGGGGATGAGTTTGTCATCGTCCTGTCAGAAATCAGCTATCCACAGAATGCGGCAACTGTAGCAGAGAAAATCATTGGAACGTTGAGGCTGCCCATCTTCATCCAGGGTCATGAGTTGAAGATTACTTGCAGCATCGGGATTGCCGTTTACCCGATCCAAGGCACTGATGATGCGGTAGAGCTCATGAAAAAAGCAGATATTGCGATGTATGCAGTGAAAGCGTCGGGAAGGAATGGATATCGTTTTTCCCAGGATATGCCTGCCTCCCATTAG
- a CDS encoding cytidylate kinase-like family protein, whose protein sequence is MTMDATKLVEAILKAHAAEMHSGQGAERPVVTLSRDYGSGGREIAQHLAKHLAVPVYDKELLDAVVERSGADPHLMAQFDEKTRGFWDSWIVSMLSGENVMDDNYRRHLVKVVLGILYTGNGGVILGRGAHLILAQQNVFRVRLTASPETCADRVAKKKSVVQEEARKLVELVNQNRSKFVWDVFKKRLNEPTAFDLTINTDRLTKYEEVAEIIIFAMQYQHRSIS, encoded by the coding sequence ATGACCATGGACGCAACAAAGCTGGTGGAAGCCATCCTCAAGGCGCATGCGGCTGAAATGCACAGCGGACAAGGTGCGGAGCGGCCAGTCGTCACACTTTCACGTGACTATGGCAGCGGCGGTCGCGAGATTGCGCAGCATCTGGCCAAACATCTGGCCGTGCCGGTCTACGACAAGGAATTGCTGGACGCGGTGGTGGAACGTTCCGGCGCAGACCCGCATCTGATGGCCCAGTTCGATGAGAAAACCCGCGGCTTCTGGGACAGCTGGATCGTCTCGATGCTGTCCGGCGAAAACGTAATGGATGATAACTACCGTCGTCACCTGGTCAAGGTGGTGCTGGGCATCCTCTACACCGGCAACGGCGGCGTGATCTTAGGACGCGGCGCCCATCTCATCCTGGCGCAGCAGAACGTGTTCCGGGTACGCCTTACCGCCTCGCCGGAAACTTGCGCCGATCGGGTCGCCAAAAAAAAATCTGTTGTGCAGGAAGAAGCGCGCAAGCTGGTAGAACTGGTCAACCAGAACAGAAGCAAATTCGTCTGGGATGTTTTCAAAAAGCGGCTGAATGAGCCGACCGCCTTCGACCTCACGATCAATACCGACCGCCTGACCAAATACGAGGAAGTGGCGGAAATCATCATTTTCGCCATGCAATACCAGCACCGCAGCATTTCCTGA
- a CDS encoding rRNA pseudouridine synthase, with amino-acid sequence MTEPVRLAKRLAELVPCSRREAELYIVGGWVMVDGQVVEEPQFKVSQQKVELHPDASLAPIEPVTILLHLPPGHDAGMGDGFVQSLLTADSRAADDLSGIPMLKQHFAQLTPTTPLEANASGLLVFTQDWRVARKLLDDAATVEQEVIVEVAGEMGPDGLKRLNHKLSINGRSLPPAKVSWQNETRLRFALKGAQPGQIAHMCNSVGLKVLTMKRIRIGRVSMAKLPPGQWRYLAPHERF; translated from the coding sequence ATGACAGAACCCGTTCGCCTCGCAAAACGCCTTGCCGAATTAGTCCCCTGCTCTCGCCGGGAGGCCGAGCTTTATATCGTGGGCGGCTGGGTAATGGTGGATGGGCAAGTGGTGGAAGAACCCCAGTTCAAGGTGTCGCAGCAGAAGGTTGAGCTTCACCCCGACGCCAGTCTTGCACCGATTGAGCCGGTAACCATCTTGCTGCACTTGCCGCCCGGCCATGATGCAGGCATGGGTGACGGTTTCGTACAGTCTCTGCTTACCGCCGACTCTCGGGCGGCTGACGACCTCTCCGGCATCCCCATGCTCAAGCAACACTTTGCACAGCTGACCCCGACCACGCCGTTAGAGGCGAACGCCAGCGGCTTGCTGGTATTTACCCAGGACTGGCGAGTAGCGCGCAAGCTGCTCGACGATGCCGCCACCGTAGAGCAGGAGGTCATCGTTGAGGTTGCTGGCGAAATGGGGCCCGATGGGCTCAAGCGTCTCAATCACAAGCTCAGTATTAATGGCCGGTCGCTGCCCCCGGCCAAAGTCAGCTGGCAAAATGAAACCCGCCTGCGCTTCGCTCTCAAGGGTGCTCAACCCGGCCAGATTGCTCATATGTGCAACAGTGTTGGGCTAAAGGTGCTGACCATGAAGCGGATCAGGATCGGGCGGGTGTCGATGGCCAAATTGCCGCCTGGGCAATGGCGTTATTTGGCACCGCATGAGAGGTTTTAA
- a CDS encoding F0F1 ATP synthase subunit epsilon — MSAHIVAPTMQVSIVSLESEIYSGVALRIAAPALLGEVGIHPRHAPMLTPLKEGEVRILTPDNTLELIYVSGGLLEVQPTLVTILADTAVRAKGSDHAAATEARRLTAEAMQHMDHLTTHDRAYAELLLSIADMMGERERLRKRHRW, encoded by the coding sequence ATGAGCGCCCATATCGTAGCTCCCACCATGCAGGTCAGCATCGTCAGCCTGGAAAGCGAAATTTACTCCGGCGTGGCGCTGCGCATTGCTGCACCCGCACTGCTCGGCGAGGTGGGCATACACCCGCGCCATGCGCCGATGCTGACTCCGCTGAAAGAAGGCGAAGTACGCATCCTTACTCCAGACAACACGCTGGAACTGATTTATGTCTCGGGCGGCCTGCTTGAGGTGCAGCCGACACTGGTGACCATCCTGGCCGATACTGCCGTTCGCGCGAAGGGCAGCGACCATGCCGCCGCCACGGAGGCCAGAAGGCTGACCGCGGAAGCGATGCAGCACATGGATCATTTAACCACTCATGACAGGGCTTACGCAGAGTTGCTGCTCAGCATTGCAGACATGATGGGTGAAAGAGAACGCCTCAGAAAACGCCACCGCTGGTAA
- a CDS encoding MFS transporter: MSDRFNLLDFSKANIRTLHLTWLAFFVSFMVWFAHAPLMPFIRDALQLTDLQTNMLLILNVAMTIPARILVGMLVDRYGPRILFSAILILGGTISMGFALAESFQQLAMMRFLSGFVGAGFVVGIRMISEWFPARQTGVAQGIYGGWGNFGSAGAAGLLPTVAVAVGGPDGWRYAVALTGLISIAYGILFYWRARNTPKGSTYFKPKKTGALEVTSGFDLVLYMVMNIPMYLALGVLTWKLSPSGMKLLGDGAAYAIYAVLALTYLVQIWKIWHVNAHILKEKVPELQRYAFTQVAILDLAYMVTFGTELAVVSMLALFYVDMFAMDKVSAGLLAGSYAMINLVARPAGGMLSDKFGRKVTLIIAFIGIALSFMMLSNVSQEWSLPMVVMAATFGGIFSKAGSGAVYAMVPLIQRRLTGQIAGMTGAYGNVGGVSFLTVLALVSTQTFFLVIGTTAAVVLIFIAFFLREPKGHMTEVLPDGTVQLIEVN, translated from the coding sequence ATGTCCGATCGTTTCAATCTTCTCGATTTCTCCAAGGCGAACATTCGCACTCTGCACCTGACTTGGCTGGCATTCTTCGTCAGCTTCATGGTCTGGTTTGCGCATGCACCACTGATGCCTTTTATCCGCGATGCATTGCAGCTGACAGACCTTCAGACCAACATGCTGCTGATTCTCAACGTTGCCATGACCATTCCGGCCCGTATTTTGGTCGGGATGCTGGTCGATCGTTATGGTCCGCGCATCCTGTTTTCAGCCATCCTGATTTTGGGCGGCACCATCAGCATGGGATTCGCCCTGGCTGAGAGCTTTCAGCAACTGGCAATGATGCGTTTTTTATCGGGTTTTGTCGGTGCTGGTTTCGTCGTTGGCATCCGGATGATTTCGGAATGGTTTCCGGCACGTCAGACCGGCGTTGCTCAGGGTATTTATGGTGGCTGGGGAAACTTTGGCTCTGCCGGTGCAGCCGGGCTGCTTCCCACCGTTGCTGTTGCCGTGGGCGGTCCTGATGGCTGGCGTTATGCGGTTGCCCTCACCGGCCTGATCTCTATTGCCTACGGCATTTTGTTTTACTGGCGGGCACGCAACACCCCCAAAGGCTCGACTTATTTCAAGCCCAAGAAAACCGGTGCGCTGGAAGTTACCAGCGGTTTTGATCTGGTGCTGTACATGGTAATGAACATACCCATGTACCTGGCTCTGGGTGTGCTGACCTGGAAGCTTTCGCCCAGTGGAATGAAATTGTTGGGTGATGGTGCGGCATACGCCATTTATGCCGTTTTAGCGCTGACCTATCTGGTACAGATCTGGAAAATCTGGCACGTGAACGCTCATATCCTTAAAGAGAAGGTGCCGGAACTGCAACGCTATGCCTTCACTCAGGTTGCCATTCTGGATCTGGCTTATATGGTGACGTTCGGCACCGAACTGGCGGTGGTTTCCATGCTGGCACTGTTTTATGTGGATATGTTTGCCATGGACAAAGTCAGTGCGGGCCTTCTGGCCGGCTCTTATGCGATGATCAACCTGGTTGCCCGCCCTGCCGGCGGCATGCTGAGCGATAAATTCGGCCGCAAGGTCACGCTTATCATCGCTTTTATTGGCATCGCGTTGAGCTTCATGATGCTGAGCAATGTGAGCCAGGAATGGTCCCTGCCCATGGTCGTGATGGCCGCAACTTTTGGTGGCATATTCTCCAAGGCCGGATCGGGCGCCGTTTATGCCATGGTCCCCCTGATCCAGCGCCGGTTAACCGGCCAGATTGCAGGCATGACCGGCGCTTATGGAAATGTGGGAGGGGTATCCTTTCTTACTGTGCTGGCCCTGGTCTCCACGCAGACATTCTTTCTGGTGATAGGCACGACAGCCGCTGTTGTTCTGATCTTCATCGCATTCTTCCTACGGGAGCCCAAAGGGCACATGACCGAAGTGTTGCCTGATGGCACAGTACAACTGATCGAAGTAAACTGA
- a CDS encoding bifunctional protein-serine/threonine kinase/phosphatase, with translation MSNTLSISLGQHSIAGIKPQNEDFFGASIPSDSTLESKGICVAIADGVSASEGGKEASQIAVRQFLDDYFSTPDSWSTKLAATKILGALNLWLYNQGQKLYAGNCGLATTFSAIILKSQTAHLFHVGDSRIYLLREGQLECLTRDHRVHFGDKSDYLARAMGIDTRLDIDYSTRELQPGDCFILTTDGVHDVLRSEELEQLLNGLSSEPQKCAETVVARALSQGSQDNITCQVVRIETLPQADKSEFFEHLNSLPFPPDLKAGQILDGYRILRELNATSRSQVYLAEDTQETPAKKVVIKTPSQNYNDDPLYIEQFLLEEWVAKRLDSPHLIKVCDRTTRPRTFLYSVVEYIEGQTLRQWMRDNPSPSVDQVRATVDQIARGLRAMHRMEMIHQDLKPDNILIDRNNTLKIIDFGSTRIAGLAETHTVLEHKHIAGTASYSAPEYFRGEQGTNRSDIFSMGVIAYEMFTGKLPYGEISPEQAARKKFAYTPARITNPAIPGWVDAALEKATQPHPNRRYEVESEFVADLTCPNQSLVNEGRSRPLLERNPLGFWKGLSLIQLAVILILGYLLLNGTVRT, from the coding sequence ATGAGCAACACCCTGAGCATCAGTCTGGGTCAGCATTCGATTGCCGGCATCAAGCCACAGAACGAGGATTTTTTCGGTGCCTCGATTCCCTCTGACTCAACGCTGGAAAGCAAAGGCATTTGTGTGGCTATTGCTGACGGGGTCAGCGCCAGCGAAGGTGGGAAAGAGGCCAGCCAGATCGCGGTACGCCAGTTTCTGGACGACTACTTCAGCACGCCCGACTCATGGTCGACCAAACTTGCCGCAACCAAGATTCTGGGTGCGCTGAACCTGTGGCTCTACAACCAGGGGCAGAAGCTTTATGCCGGAAATTGTGGCTTGGCGACCACGTTCAGCGCCATCATCCTGAAGTCTCAGACGGCTCACCTGTTTCATGTCGGGGACAGCCGCATTTACCTATTGCGAGAAGGCCAGTTGGAGTGCCTGACGCGGGATCATCGCGTCCATTTTGGCGACAAGAGCGACTATCTGGCCCGGGCGATGGGCATAGATACGCGACTGGATATTGACTATTCCACCCGCGAGTTGCAGCCTGGAGACTGCTTTATTCTGACCACGGATGGCGTGCACGATGTCCTGCGTTCAGAAGAACTGGAACAACTGCTGAACGGTCTTTCCAGTGAGCCGCAGAAATGTGCCGAGACAGTGGTGGCGCGTGCACTCAGCCAGGGCAGCCAGGACAACATCACCTGCCAGGTGGTGCGAATTGAAACGCTGCCGCAAGCCGACAAAAGCGAATTCTTCGAGCACCTGAACAGCCTGCCTTTTCCTCCCGATCTCAAAGCCGGACAAATCCTGGATGGCTACCGTATCCTGCGCGAACTGAATGCCACCTCGCGCAGCCAGGTCTATCTGGCTGAAGACACGCAGGAGACGCCTGCGAAAAAAGTGGTCATCAAAACCCCATCGCAGAATTACAACGACGACCCGCTATATATCGAACAATTCCTGCTCGAGGAGTGGGTGGCGAAGCGGCTGGATTCTCCCCATCTGATCAAGGTCTGCGACCGCACCACACGCCCGCGCACTTTTCTTTACAGCGTGGTCGAGTACATCGAAGGCCAGACCCTGCGCCAGTGGATGCGGGACAACCCCAGCCCCAGCGTGGATCAAGTGCGCGCAACAGTGGATCAGATCGCGCGTGGCTTGCGCGCCATGCACCGGATGGAAATGATCCATCAGGATCTGAAGCCGGACAACATCCTGATCGATCGCAACAATACCCTGAAGATCATCGATTTCGGCTCTACCCGTATCGCCGGCCTGGCCGAAACCCATACCGTACTGGAGCACAAGCATATTGCCGGCACAGCAAGCTACTCAGCGCCGGAATACTTCAGGGGAGAACAAGGCACCAACCGTTCGGATATTTTTTCCATGGGCGTGATCGCCTATGAAATGTTCACCGGCAAGCTTCCCTACGGAGAAATCAGCCCCGAGCAGGCCGCACGGAAAAAGTTTGCTTATACGCCCGCACGAATAACCAACCCTGCGATTCCCGGCTGGGTGGACGCCGCGCTGGAAAAAGCGACGCAGCCCCACCCTAACAGACGTTATGAAGTTGAATCCGAATTCGTCGCGGACCTGACCTGCCCGAACCAGAGTCTTGTCAACGAAGGGCGCAGCCGACCTTTGCTGGAACGCAATCCGCTGGGTTTCTGGAAAGGGCTATCGCTGATCCAGCTGGCAGTCATCCTGATTCTGGGCTATTTGCTGCTGAATGGTACTGTCAGAACCTGA
- a CDS encoding competence/damage-inducible protein A, whose protein sequence is MVNFGAIIIGDELLSGKRQDRHFQHVVETLAQRGLELKWCRIIGDDPALIIATLRQTLPQDDIVFSFGGIGATPDDHTRQCAAEAAGVPLYRHPDAVAEIEARFGVEAYPRRILMADLAQGSRIIPNPFNRVPGFSLHHHHFLPGFPQMAWPMMDWVLDTLYLEIRNQAPETEAVITVLDAMESPLLDLMNEFVRRYPDLRFSSLPHIGEEGERKVEFGLRGSRPLVIEGMNYLKTEVEKLGFRWT, encoded by the coding sequence ATGGTTAATTTCGGTGCGATCATCATCGGCGACGAACTGCTCAGCGGCAAGCGCCAGGACCGGCACTTCCAGCACGTAGTTGAAACGCTGGCACAGCGCGGGCTGGAACTCAAATGGTGTCGCATCATCGGCGACGACCCCGCGCTCATCATTGCGACCCTGCGCCAGACCCTGCCGCAGGACGATATCGTATTCAGCTTCGGTGGCATCGGCGCCACCCCCGACGACCATACCCGGCAATGCGCAGCCGAGGCTGCTGGCGTGCCGCTCTACCGCCACCCCGATGCGGTGGCGGAAATCGAGGCGCGCTTCGGCGTTGAAGCCTACCCACGGCGCATCCTGATGGCCGATCTGGCGCAGGGCAGCCGCATCATCCCCAACCCGTTCAACCGCGTCCCAGGCTTTTCCCTCCACCATCACCACTTTCTGCCCGGTTTTCCGCAGATGGCGTGGCCGATGATGGACTGGGTGCTGGACACGCTCTACCTGGAGATTCGCAACCAGGCGCCGGAAACCGAAGCCGTGATCACCGTGCTGGACGCCATGGAAAGCCCGCTTCTCGACCTGATGAACGAATTCGTCCGGCGCTACCCGGACCTGCGATTTTCCAGCCTGCCGCATATCGGCGAAGAGGGCGAACGCAAGGTTGAATTCGGCTTGCGCGGATCGCGACCGCTAGTCATCGAGGGGATGAACTATCTCAAGACGGAAGTGGAAAAACTGGGGTTCCGCTGGACCTGA